In a single window of the Photobacterium profundum SS9 genome:
- a CDS encoding DUF3261 domain-containing protein — protein MQKMPFKPFALAILVFTFSGCAMKPEQQANQVSIAPDTLVTLPTAAQLGYSLTASQLITAQWAEQTHQLPVQLQVDSQKLALAGFSSWGSRILSLTYENQTIEASVLPGLGDTLPKPEQVLFNLMLTLWPLDAWHKPLDDVGWQLIETAQHRQLIDKKGIVVADINYQSPQHLDGDITFINHQLGYTITIKTLDYNQQ, from the coding sequence ATGCAGAAAATGCCATTCAAACCATTCGCGTTAGCCATATTGGTATTCACCTTCAGCGGTTGTGCGATGAAGCCAGAACAACAAGCTAATCAAGTCAGTATTGCACCCGATACCTTGGTCACATTACCGACTGCAGCCCAATTAGGGTATTCATTAACCGCAAGCCAATTGATCACCGCACAATGGGCAGAACAAACCCACCAGCTACCCGTGCAACTGCAAGTCGATAGTCAGAAGCTGGCACTGGCTGGCTTTTCATCGTGGGGATCTCGTATTCTGAGCTTAACCTATGAAAACCAGACGATTGAAGCCAGTGTCTTACCAGGATTAGGGGATACGCTGCCCAAGCCTGAGCAAGTATTGTTTAACTTAATGCTGACGCTATGGCCGTTAGATGCATGGCATAAGCCATTAGACGATGTGGGATGGCAGCTAATAGAAACAGCACAGCACCGCCAGCTCATTGATAAGAAGGGTATTGTTGTCGCTGATATTAACTATCAGTCACCACAACACCTTGATGGTGATATTACCTTTATTAATCATCAACTTGGCTACACAATCACCATTAAAACGTTAGATTACAATCAACAATAA
- a CDS encoding MMPL family transporter gives MPSNSKLAFAWLFITLIFIGALGYQLTVRDQSPIETNILALLPENRQDPIAQEAFDQVANSMSDKVIFLIGGQDKQALLAASEQFSTELATVGLFSNVTGRISQNVQQAWGELYFPKRFQLLTPEQQARLQHTPELQNQQVLQALYNPFSGVTGNELRSDPFLLFRDFLSQLTKQSGNFQLTNGFLTTDYQGKDYILITADLSDSAYSLSLQRQLPALTTLENSIRQQYKVDVLHTGVIFYAAHGTESAKSEISTIGLGSLLGVIILLLAVYRSPLPIALALLSISCGLLSAFVLTVAIFGKVHLFSLVFGASLIGVSIDYAFHFLTDRLAAGKKWNAQQGLQHIFAAITLGLITSLIGYLGMLIAPFPGLQQLSLFSAIGLTAAYATVVCWYPILARKPSQQRGTLPFMHTMTAWLNLWQKPVIRMAFPSIIFIVALMGMYHADYNDDIRQLQALPTDLKQQEATIKAITGVSSSQQMLLVKADDEQNLLNLLQQVTQQLDTYQKQGALGGYQSISQYLPSENTQRDNFALVKQLYQQQGDALTQQLKLNAPVTLEQTFTPLTIDDFLASPVADPLRFMWLGKLQGMQSAIIMLSDVHQPKIIQQFATQHLNISYLDKADEVSLLFGEYRVRVTELLIGATLAIWALLAWRYGMKKGFLLILPPVIAGCVGIAVTTITGVPLNLFNLLALILILGIGIDYTLFFAEQDHAIDANAERNSESVSTHSTLLAISLSAATTLLSFGLLALSATQAIHSFGITVLTGIIVAWLLAPLSMSVKSMSVHDKQTNNTRHNEANE, from the coding sequence GTGCCTTCCAATTCTAAACTTGCCTTTGCTTGGCTATTCATCACTCTGATTTTTATTGGTGCCTTAGGGTATCAATTAACCGTGCGTGACCAGTCGCCAATAGAAACTAATATTCTGGCGTTGCTACCGGAAAATCGCCAAGACCCTATCGCACAAGAGGCCTTTGATCAGGTCGCGAATAGCATGAGCGATAAAGTTATCTTTCTGATTGGAGGCCAAGATAAACAAGCGTTATTAGCGGCTTCTGAGCAATTTTCAACAGAACTCGCAACGGTGGGGCTATTCAGTAACGTCACAGGCAGAATCAGTCAAAACGTACAACAAGCTTGGGGTGAGTTATATTTTCCTAAACGCTTTCAACTACTGACGCCAGAACAACAAGCACGCTTACAACATACCCCTGAGCTGCAAAATCAGCAGGTTCTTCAAGCTCTGTATAATCCATTTTCAGGGGTAACAGGCAATGAACTGCGCAGTGATCCGTTTCTGCTCTTTCGTGATTTTCTTTCCCAACTCACTAAGCAATCAGGCAACTTTCAATTAACCAATGGTTTTTTAACGACGGATTATCAAGGCAAAGATTACATATTAATTACTGCCGATTTATCAGATTCAGCCTATAGCTTAAGTCTACAACGCCAGCTGCCAGCACTCACCACGTTAGAAAATAGTATTCGCCAACAATATAAGGTGGACGTACTGCACACAGGGGTAATCTTCTATGCGGCACACGGTACTGAAAGCGCTAAAAGTGAAATAAGTACCATAGGTCTAGGTTCGCTACTTGGCGTTATCATCTTACTATTGGCGGTATATCGCAGCCCTCTACCTATTGCTCTCGCCTTGCTGTCTATTAGCTGTGGGTTACTGTCGGCATTTGTATTAACCGTCGCTATTTTCGGTAAAGTCCATCTGTTCAGCTTGGTATTCGGTGCCAGCTTAATTGGCGTGTCTATCGATTACGCATTCCATTTCCTTACAGACCGTTTAGCGGCAGGTAAAAAATGGAATGCACAACAAGGCTTACAGCATATTTTTGCAGCTATCACTCTAGGACTTATTACCAGTTTGATTGGCTACCTTGGTATGCTTATCGCACCTTTCCCTGGCTTGCAGCAGTTATCTTTATTCTCTGCTATTGGCTTAACCGCAGCTTATGCGACAGTCGTATGCTGGTATCCGATTTTAGCCCGTAAACCCAGCCAACAACGCGGTACTTTGCCATTCATGCATACAATGACAGCATGGTTAAATTTATGGCAAAAACCAGTTATTCGTATGGCTTTCCCTTCCATCATATTCATCGTAGCTCTGATGGGTATGTATCATGCCGATTACAACGATGACATTCGTCAACTACAAGCCTTACCGACGGATTTAAAACAACAAGAAGCAACGATTAAAGCCATCACGGGTGTAAGCAGTAGCCAGCAAATGTTATTAGTAAAAGCCGATGATGAACAAAATCTGCTTAACCTATTACAACAAGTGACTCAGCAGCTTGATACGTACCAAAAGCAAGGTGCATTAGGCGGATACCAAAGCATTAGCCAATACTTGCCGTCTGAAAATACCCAACGCGATAATTTCGCCTTAGTAAAACAGCTTTATCAGCAGCAAGGCGATGCATTAACGCAACAGTTAAAACTCAATGCACCAGTGACACTAGAGCAAACATTTACCCCCCTAACCATTGATGACTTTCTGGCGTCCCCCGTTGCTGATCCATTGCGCTTTATGTGGCTGGGTAAGTTACAAGGCATGCAATCTGCCATCATTATGTTGAGCGATGTGCATCAACCTAAAATCATTCAGCAGTTTGCGACTCAACACCTTAATATCAGTTACCTTGATAAGGCAGATGAGGTCTCGTTACTCTTTGGTGAATACCGAGTACGAGTGACAGAGTTATTGATTGGTGCAACACTGGCGATTTGGGCGTTGCTTGCTTGGCGATATGGCATGAAAAAGGGGTTTTTACTTATTTTACCGCCAGTTATTGCAGGCTGTGTAGGCATAGCCGTCACAACAATTACTGGCGTACCGTTAAATCTATTTAACTTACTCGCACTAATATTAATTTTAGGGATTGGCATAGATTACACCCTATTCTTTGCTGAGCAGGATCATGCTATTGATGCTAACGCTGAAAGAAACTCGGAATCGGTTTCGACCCACAGTACATTACTGGCAATCAGCCTATCAGCAGCCACGACACTATTATCATTTGGCTTATTGGCCTTGAGTGCGACCCAAGCGATACACAGTTTTGGCATTACCGTACTTACCGGCATTATCGTGGCATGGTTACTTGCCCCTTTATCCATGTCGGTTAAATCCATGTCGGTTCACGATAAACAGACTAATAATACTCGACACAATGAGGCGAATGAATGA
- a CDS encoding LolA family protein: protein MPVQNNIAGRKNHASLVTAKRLLRNITVGLSLCAGLISFSSNAITLPDLQEKLSNQPIVRGDFEQTRKMEMFNAPLTSQGQFLLAEKQGLLWQQTTPFPIALVLTKDKLSQQFGDQNAQVVSASENPMVFYFSHVFLSLFKGDTSQLTEQFELALSQQPDNEKEWQLVLTPKAAPLNAVFKTITINGNTFINHLTLTEIRGDVTDITFSNQRTAPAELTVEEQRAFQF, encoded by the coding sequence ATGCCGGTACAAAATAATATCGCAGGTAGAAAAAACCACGCTTCACTGGTGACAGCCAAGCGTTTATTGCGAAACATCACTGTTGGGCTAAGCCTATGTGCTGGGCTTATCAGCTTTTCATCTAATGCGATAACATTACCGGATCTACAAGAGAAATTATCGAATCAGCCTATTGTTCGCGGCGACTTTGAACAAACTCGAAAAATGGAGATGTTCAATGCACCATTAACCTCACAAGGGCAGTTTCTATTAGCAGAAAAGCAAGGACTACTGTGGCAACAAACCACCCCTTTTCCCATCGCCTTAGTACTAACCAAAGACAAGTTAAGCCAGCAATTTGGCGATCAAAACGCACAAGTGGTTTCTGCCAGCGAGAATCCGATGGTGTTCTATTTTAGCCACGTATTCCTGTCTTTATTTAAAGGGGATACTAGCCAGTTAACCGAACAGTTCGAGCTAGCATTGAGCCAACAACCAGACAATGAAAAAGAATGGCAGTTAGTGCTTACGCCTAAAGCTGCCCCTTTGAATGCTGTCTTTAAAACCATCACGATCAATGGCAATACGTTCATTAACCATTTAACGTTAACTGAAATTCGTGGCGATGTTACTGACATTACATTTTCCAACCAACGTACAGCCCCTGCTGAACTGACTGTAGAAGAACAACGTGCCTTCCAATTCTAA
- a CDS encoding acyl-CoA thioesterase, whose product MTEQHRILDADVIMVTSFQDADPMGVVYHGNYFRYFEEARRILMEKIAYSYHDMMASGYMWPIIDTRVKYVKPIPFNHQIRITATLTEWENRLRVDYVIYDAESGVRMTKAHTMQVAVGIEDGEMCFVSPKAFTDKVETWHAGTK is encoded by the coding sequence ATGACAGAACAACACCGTATTCTAGATGCCGACGTCATTATGGTGACATCTTTCCAGGATGCAGATCCGATGGGCGTGGTTTATCACGGTAACTACTTCCGATACTTTGAAGAAGCTCGTCGTATTTTAATGGAAAAAATTGCATACAGTTACCATGACATGATGGCTTCTGGTTACATGTGGCCAATCATTGATACACGGGTTAAGTACGTTAAACCTATCCCGTTTAATCATCAAATCCGCATTACTGCCACGTTAACTGAATGGGAAAATCGCCTTCGGGTTGATTACGTTATTTACGATGCAGAATCAGGGGTACGCATGACCAAAGCACATACCATGCAAGTTGCAGTTGGTATTGAAGATGGTGAGATGTGTTTTGTTTCACCTAAAGCATTCACCGATAAAGTGGAGACATGGCATGCCGGTACAAAATAA
- a CDS encoding HAL/PAL/TAL family ammonia-lyase yields MTNNTQQPITFGAQRLTIEDVMSIANGAPAAMNNTPEYTAKIDRSVAFLERLLKEEGVIYGVTTGYGDSCTVAIPPNLVDELPLHLTRFHGCGLGENLDHQQARAVLATRLCSLSQGFSGVSHDLLNQLVTLINHDISPRIPQEGSVGASGDLTPLSYVAAVLIGEREVIYKGEIRPTADVFAELGITPIKLKPKEGLALMNGTSVMTALACIAYKRAEYLAQLATRITAMVSLGMHGNDFHFDEALFAVKPHPGQQEIASWLRSDLQADTPPRNSDRLQDRYSLRCAPHVIGVLQDTLPWLRQMIENELNSANDNPIIDGENERVLHGGHFYGGHIAMAMDTLKTAVANIADLLDRQMAQLMDYKFNNGLPFNLTGAEGERKPINHGFKAVQIGISAWTAEALKNTMPASVFSRSTECHNQDKVSMGTISSRDCLRVLQLTEQVTAASLLAATQALEIRKRHNELDENHFSPALKSMTKAVLNDFDFVIEDRPLEGELRHFIEMIQQQRWDLY; encoded by the coding sequence ATGACAAATAATACTCAGCAACCTATTACCTTTGGCGCACAACGTCTCACCATCGAAGATGTTATGTCTATCGCCAATGGCGCACCAGCTGCCATGAACAATACGCCTGAATACACCGCGAAAATCGATCGTAGCGTTGCATTTCTAGAGCGCCTTTTGAAAGAAGAAGGGGTTATTTATGGTGTAACAACAGGCTATGGTGATTCATGCACTGTCGCGATTCCACCCAACCTTGTTGATGAGTTACCACTCCACTTAACCCGTTTTCACGGCTGTGGCTTAGGCGAAAATCTTGACCACCAGCAAGCCCGTGCAGTATTAGCGACGCGTTTGTGTTCTTTGTCTCAAGGCTTTTCTGGCGTGAGTCATGATCTGCTTAATCAGCTTGTAACGTTAATTAACCACGATATTTCGCCTCGTATTCCTCAAGAAGGTTCAGTCGGTGCAAGTGGCGATTTAACCCCGCTATCGTATGTTGCTGCTGTATTAATTGGCGAGCGAGAGGTTATCTACAAAGGTGAGATTCGACCAACCGCAGACGTATTTGCCGAATTAGGTATTACACCTATCAAGCTAAAGCCTAAAGAAGGCCTAGCCTTGATGAACGGCACCTCAGTAATGACAGCATTAGCTTGTATCGCTTACAAACGTGCCGAATACCTTGCTCAGTTAGCCACCCGTATTACAGCGATGGTATCTTTGGGCATGCATGGTAATGACTTCCATTTTGACGAAGCATTATTTGCGGTAAAGCCGCACCCAGGTCAGCAAGAAATTGCGAGCTGGTTACGTTCAGATCTTCAAGCAGATACACCACCCCGCAACAGTGATCGTCTACAAGATCGTTATTCGCTGCGTTGTGCACCACACGTGATCGGGGTATTGCAAGACACCCTACCGTGGTTACGCCAGATGATCGAAAATGAGCTGAATAGCGCCAACGATAATCCAATCATCGATGGTGAAAACGAGCGTGTTCTACACGGTGGTCACTTCTATGGCGGGCATATCGCGATGGCAATGGACACGTTAAAAACCGCGGTTGCTAATATTGCCGATCTATTGGATCGTCAAATGGCGCAGTTGATGGATTACAAATTCAATAATGGCCTACCGTTTAATCTAACTGGTGCAGAAGGCGAACGTAAGCCGATTAATCACGGCTTCAAAGCGGTGCAAATTGGCATTTCGGCATGGACAGCCGAAGCATTGAAAAACACCATGCCTGCCAGTGTATTCTCGCGTTCTACTGAATGTCATAACCAAGATAAAGTCAGCATGGGCACCATTTCCTCTCGTGACTGTTTACGTGTTTTGCAATTAACCGAACAAGTGACAGCGGCTTCACTGTTAGCGGCAACGCAAGCATTAGAGATCCGAAAACGCCATAATGAACTCGACGAGAATCACTTCAGTCCCGCACTGAAATCCATGACAAAAGCTGTGCTTAATGATTTCGACTTTGTTATTGAAGATCGTCCGCTAGAAGGGGAGCTGCGTCATTTCATCGAGATGATCCAACAACAGCGTTGGGATCTTTACTGA
- a CDS encoding glycosyltransferase family 2 protein: MTTFHPCFLIPCYNHGETVPAVIDSLAPYGFPIIVVDDGSEDNTQKILSQQSQRDNVTVITLSENQGKGSAVTAGIYQAYKQCFSHAIQIDADGQHNLDALPKLITESKNHLTALISGQPVYDESVPKSRLYGRYATHIWVWIETLSFTIKDSMCGFRSYPIGRTIKILERNNLGKRMAFDTEIMVRMYWDDGDIRFIDTKVIYPEGGISHFDALWDNVKISAMHTRLFFGMLPRIPTLLKRKPSQQQHWSSHTERGTIIGIKALLAVYALLGRTAFNLLLKAVIAYYYLTGKAARKASEEYLSQLRKHAQQQNITLPAKISSYNHLLSFGHTMLDKLAAWRGDVSEKNLTIHGQEHFDGIVEQQRGVVIIGSHLGNLELCRALSRRHTHIKINALVFTEHAERFNAVMKAVNPNSDLNLIQVSTLGPDTAILLQQKIEQGEWIVIVGDRTSVTKEQRVVWANFLGQPAPFPQGPFMLAAVLKAPVYLLFGLRDDNQKTPHFDVYFEPFSEQIKLPRGQREEALTQVVNQYANRLEHYTIKAPLQWYNFFNFWQLSGKDNDK, from the coding sequence ATGACGACCTTCCATCCTTGTTTTCTTATTCCTTGTTATAACCATGGTGAAACAGTACCTGCTGTTATTGACTCGCTTGCACCTTATGGCTTCCCTATTATCGTGGTTGATGATGGTAGCGAAGACAACACACAAAAAATCTTGAGTCAGCAATCGCAGCGTGACAACGTCACTGTTATCACGCTTTCAGAGAATCAAGGAAAAGGCAGCGCGGTTACCGCGGGAATCTATCAAGCGTATAAACAATGTTTCAGCCATGCGATTCAAATCGACGCAGACGGGCAGCATAATTTAGACGCGTTACCCAAACTTATTACAGAATCGAAAAACCATCTTACAGCGCTCATTTCTGGTCAGCCGGTATATGACGAATCAGTACCTAAATCCCGCTTGTATGGCCGGTATGCCACACATATATGGGTATGGATTGAAACACTTTCATTCACCATTAAAGACAGCATGTGCGGTTTCCGTTCTTATCCTATTGGTCGTACTATCAAGATATTAGAACGAAATAATCTTGGTAAACGTATGGCTTTCGATACCGAAATTATGGTTCGCATGTATTGGGACGATGGTGATATTCGTTTTATCGATACCAAAGTGATCTACCCAGAAGGCGGAATATCTCACTTCGATGCATTGTGGGATAACGTGAAAATCAGCGCCATGCATACCCGCTTATTCTTTGGCATGTTGCCGCGAATTCCTACGCTATTAAAACGCAAACCCAGCCAGCAACAACATTGGTCATCGCACACTGAGCGCGGCACGATCATTGGCATTAAAGCGTTGTTAGCTGTATATGCGTTATTGGGACGTACTGCCTTTAATTTATTATTAAAAGCAGTAATAGCGTATTACTACTTGACGGGGAAAGCTGCACGCAAGGCATCAGAAGAATACCTTAGCCAGCTTAGAAAACACGCCCAGCAGCAAAATATAACATTGCCCGCCAAGATCAGTAGTTATAACCATTTACTGTCTTTTGGTCATACCATGCTGGATAAACTTGCAGCATGGCGCGGCGACGTTTCTGAAAAAAACCTAACCATACATGGTCAAGAGCATTTTGACGGCATTGTTGAACAGCAGCGTGGCGTGGTAATTATCGGATCCCATTTAGGCAATCTAGAACTTTGCCGTGCATTAAGCCGTCGCCATACGCATATAAAGATTAACGCATTAGTTTTCACCGAACATGCTGAACGTTTTAATGCCGTCATGAAGGCTGTTAACCCAAATTCTGATCTCAACCTTATTCAAGTGAGTACGCTTGGGCCAGATACCGCCATTTTACTGCAGCAAAAAATTGAACAAGGAGAGTGGATTGTCATTGTTGGCGATCGCACTTCTGTTACCAAAGAGCAACGTGTTGTTTGGGCTAATTTTCTTGGTCAACCAGCGCCATTCCCTCAAGGTCCTTTCATGTTGGCTGCCGTGCTAAAAGCACCAGTTTACCTCTTATTTGGACTTAGGGATGATAATCAAAAGACACCGCACTTTGATGTCTACTTTGAACCTTTTAGCGAACAAATCAAATTGCCCAGAGGTCAACGTGAAGAAGCCCTTACCCAAGTGGTCAATCAATATGCAAATCGTTTAGAACATTACACGATAAAAGCACCACTACAATGGTACAACTTCTTTAATTTCTGGCAGTTAAGTGGAAAAGATAATGACAAATAA
- a CDS encoding 3-hydroxyacyl-ACP dehydratase, protein MIKRKPTIIAQHISDNSVVLTLKVDADILDFQGHFSSHPLLPGVTQIDWAMHYGHTLLHANPLFAGMEVVKFQEPILPDSILKLSLTWSDEKQKLHFVYTSDKGTHSSGRIKLGTK, encoded by the coding sequence ATGATAAAACGTAAGCCAACCATTATTGCTCAACACATATCAGACAATAGCGTTGTACTCACGCTAAAAGTTGATGCTGATATATTGGACTTTCAAGGTCACTTTTCATCTCATCCTTTACTGCCAGGTGTTACGCAAATCGACTGGGCTATGCATTATGGTCACACATTACTTCATGCCAACCCTCTTTTTGCTGGGATGGAAGTGGTGAAGTTTCAAGAACCTATTTTACCCGATAGTATTCTCAAATTATCGTTAACATGGTCAGATGAAAAACAGAAATTGCACTTCGTTTATACATCAGACAAAGGCACGCACTCTTCTGGTCGAATTAAATTGGGTACTAAGTAA
- a CDS encoding AMP-binding protein produces the protein MVQPWPDTQPVAFAPLNCTASKNMLSNRTAAGNVLWSQFRSDVNALTQQLTASKHQRWAICFEDSYFFTVAFMAAAHANRHIILPGNYQPAALAELAPHFDAVLHDGVVDLSTTDIELFTVDAASLSAMSASTSQTTNSPTFIPLLLNTICLTLFTSGSNGTPKAIDRTLALLDAEIEQLDAVWGGIISNSTITSTVSHQHIYGLLFRVLWPLCSGRAFERLNVIYPEQVIAHANQDTTLISSPALLKRLTEEHVSKPYRAIFSSGGPLSLDAAQHSQNLFEQRPFEVFGSTETGGIGYRQQQDATTPWLLFPAINMMLNAEGCLRLLSPFIDPKNWYQTSDQCACLSERTFMLKGRADRIVKIEEKRISLTEVERRLCDLDWIEEAAVLPLEETNRLILAAVITLSENGKKTIDDLGKGKFWLTLRQALRQSVEPVGVPRRYRAVDEIPLNSQGKRLVRDLEQLFID, from the coding sequence ATGGTTCAACCTTGGCCCGATACGCAACCAGTAGCTTTCGCTCCATTAAATTGCACAGCTTCTAAAAACATGCTTTCTAATCGTACGGCCGCCGGTAACGTATTATGGTCACAATTTCGCTCAGATGTAAATGCGTTGACCCAGCAACTTACCGCCAGTAAGCACCAACGTTGGGCTATTTGCTTTGAAGATAGTTATTTTTTTACGGTCGCCTTTATGGCTGCCGCACACGCTAATCGTCACATCATCTTGCCTGGCAACTATCAGCCAGCCGCTTTAGCTGAACTTGCACCACACTTTGATGCCGTCTTACATGATGGCGTAGTCGATCTTAGTACCACAGACATCGAACTATTCACCGTAGATGCAGCATCGCTCAGTGCGATGAGTGCCAGTACCTCTCAAACAACAAATAGCCCCACATTTATACCATTGCTTCTTAATACTATTTGTTTAACGCTATTTACTTCAGGGTCAAACGGCACCCCTAAAGCAATAGACAGAACGCTTGCGTTACTTGATGCTGAAATTGAACAACTTGACGCGGTTTGGGGTGGAATAATTTCAAATTCAACCATTACAAGTACCGTATCGCATCAGCATATCTATGGCTTATTATTTCGTGTTTTATGGCCATTATGTTCTGGTCGTGCATTTGAGCGTTTAAATGTGATTTACCCAGAACAAGTCATTGCACACGCAAACCAAGACACCACTCTAATTAGCAGCCCTGCGTTATTAAAACGACTCACTGAAGAACATGTGTCTAAGCCGTATCGTGCAATTTTCTCTTCCGGTGGCCCACTGTCATTGGATGCTGCACAACACAGCCAGAACTTGTTTGAACAACGCCCTTTTGAAGTCTTTGGCAGCACTGAAACTGGTGGAATTGGTTATCGACAACAACAAGATGCCACTACCCCTTGGTTACTATTTCCTGCAATTAATATGATGTTAAATGCTGAAGGCTGCTTACGTTTATTATCGCCTTTTATCGACCCAAAAAATTGGTATCAAACAAGCGATCAGTGCGCATGCTTAAGTGAGCGTACCTTTATGCTAAAAGGGCGAGCCGATCGTATTGTAAAAATAGAAGAGAAGCGTATTTCTTTAACCGAAGTCGAGCGCCGCTTATGCGATCTAGATTGGATTGAAGAAGCCGCTGTATTGCCATTAGAAGAAACCAACCGATTAATACTCGCTGCAGTGATTACATTGTCTGAAAATGGTAAGAAAACCATTGATGACTTAGGCAAAGGAAAGTTCTGGCTAACATTACGGCAAGCCTTGCGACAATCAGTCGAACCCGTTGGTGTGCCCCGTCGCTACCGAGCCGTTGATGAAATACCGCTAAATAGCCAAGGTAAACGCTTAGTACGAGACTTAGAACAATTGTTCATCGATTAA
- a CDS encoding acyl carrier protein produces the protein MTEVNRNEVFNQVRDALVELFELDADDIKPEAQLYQELDLDSIDAVDLVVHLQNLTGKKIKPDEFKAVRTVDDIVDAVVDLLEAE, from the coding sequence ATGACAGAAGTAAACCGTAACGAAGTTTTCAACCAAGTGCGCGATGCATTGGTTGAACTATTTGAACTTGATGCTGATGACATCAAACCTGAAGCTCAACTTTATCAAGAGCTTGATTTAGACAGCATTGATGCCGTTGACCTTGTTGTTCATCTACAAAATCTAACGGGTAAAAAAATCAAACCTGACGAATTTAAAGCAGTTCGCACCGTTGACGACATCGTTGATGCTGTCGTTGACCTACTAGAAGCAGAATAA
- a CDS encoding phosphopantetheine-binding protein, producing MEQLQTELKELIIEALNLEDITVDDIETDAPLFGDGLGLDSIDALELGLAIKKKYNIVIDADDTNTRDHFSSVANLAGYISKNKA from the coding sequence GTGGAACAATTACAGACCGAATTAAAAGAACTCATCATTGAAGCGCTTAACCTTGAAGATATCACGGTTGATGATATCGAAACGGATGCACCTCTTTTTGGTGACGGTTTAGGGCTCGATTCGATTGATGCATTAGAACTTGGCTTAGCCATTAAGAAAAAATACAACATTGTTATCGATGCAGATGATACTAATACACGCGATCATTTTTCATCAGTTGCTAACCTTGCGGGTTATATTTCAAAGAATAAAGCGTAA
- a CDS encoding lysophospholipid acyltransferase family protein, with the protein MESRPLTVKQNINKLWRVFATGLCFSIFGLGALCLTFIVFPIITISANNQHQREMRVQSIIQQSFAFFCRTMRFFGAIDYKFIGIETLQQDRNCLIVANHPSLIDYVLIASCLPQCDCLVKASIWHNPFIKGIVKAAGYIPNRDPESLIEDCNQRLDSGNVLLVFPEGTRTTPNKTSKLQRGAAQIAVRTETDLRVIHITVTPNFLTKKMKWYQVPDTKPFFRVEVKGKIAVTPFICKADSATSAARHVNHHLATVLFPPSEQ; encoded by the coding sequence ATGGAATCTAGACCTCTTACAGTCAAACAAAACATCAACAAGTTGTGGCGTGTATTCGCGACTGGTCTGTGTTTTTCAATTTTTGGTTTAGGGGCGCTTTGTCTTACCTTTATCGTTTTTCCGATTATAACGATATCAGCTAACAATCAGCACCAACGCGAAATGCGTGTTCAGTCGATTATTCAGCAGTCCTTTGCTTTTTTTTGTCGAACAATGCGATTTTTTGGCGCTATCGATTACAAATTTATAGGCATAGAAACACTGCAGCAAGATCGTAATTGCTTAATTGTTGCTAATCACCCAAGTCTAATCGATTACGTTCTTATTGCCTCGTGTTTACCACAATGCGATTGTTTAGTTAAAGCCAGTATTTGGCATAATCCGTTTATAAAAGGCATCGTAAAAGCCGCGGGATATATACCCAATCGAGATCCTGAAAGCTTAATTGAAGACTGTAATCAACGCTTAGACAGTGGGAACGTATTACTCGTATTTCCTGAAGGCACACGCACGACACCAAACAAAACATCTAAACTTCAACGTGGGGCTGCACAAATTGCAGTCAGAACAGAAACCGACTTACGCGTCATTCATATCACGGTTACGCCCAATTTTTTGACAAAAAAGATGAAATGGTACCAAGTACCCGATACTAAACCCTTTTTTCGTGTTGAAGTGAAAGGTAAGATAGCCGTTACACCTTTTATCTGTAAGGCTGATTCAGCAACATCGGCAGCAAGGCATGTTAACCACCATCTTGCTACGGTGCTTTTTCCACCTTCAGAACAATAA